In Notamacropus eugenii isolate mMacEug1 chromosome 1, mMacEug1.pri_v2, whole genome shotgun sequence, one genomic interval encodes:
- the LOC140520333 gene encoding olfactory receptor 2AG1-like produces MELWNTTWENSFILIGIFQDSKYPGLLCATITFLFLVAVISNGLLILLITMDKRLHVPMYFFLSQLSLMDLLITNVISPKTVVDYLSGQNTISFSGCGIQMFLELLVGSSEDILLAFMSYDRYVAIRHPLKYMVFMRPKVCWSMVATSWLVGFMNALVYTIYTMHLPFCKNREIRHLFCEIPALLKLACGDITKYQLMVYTMGVVLTLIPLSAILASYTLVLIAVFHMPSKQGKQKALLTCSSHLTVVGLYYGNVVLIYVLPSAYHSPQQDNIFSVIYTIVTPALNPLIYSLRNKDVLGALKNLLGKFPSVPKL; encoded by the coding sequence ATGGAACTCTGGAATACAACCTGGGAAAATAGTTTCATACTCATTGGAATTTTCCAGGACAGTAAGTACCCTGGATTGCTTTGTGCCACAATCACATTCCTCTTCCTGGTGGCTGTGATAAGCAATGGACTCCTGATCCTGTTGATTACTATGGACAAGAGGCTCCATGTGCCTATGTACTTCTTCCTCAGCCAGCTCTCCCTTATGGATCTGCTCATTACAAATGTAATTTCTCCCAAAACAGTTGTGGATTACTTGAGTGGACAGAACACAATCTCTTTTTCAGGTTGTGGAATTCAGATGTTTCTGGAACTACTTGTTGGAAGTTCTGAAGATATCCTGTTGGCCTTCATGTCATATGACCGTTATGTAGCCATTAGACATCCCTTGAAGTATATGGTCTTCATGAGACCAAAAGTTTGCTGGTCCATGGTAGCCACATCCTGGCTTGTGGGATTCATGAATGCCCTTGTATACACCATATACACGATGCACTTACCTTTCTGTAAAAACCGGGAGATAAGACATCTTTTCTGTGAGATCCCTGCTTTGTTGAAGCTGGCATGTGGTGATATCACAAAGTACCAGTTAATGGTATACACGATGGGTGTGGTATTGACCCTCATCCCCCTCTCTGCTATCCTTGCCTCCTATACACTGGTTTTGATTGCTGTGTTCCACATGCCCTCAAAACAGGGGAAACAGAAAGCCCTCCTTACCTGCTCATCCCATCTGACAGTAGTTGGGCTCTACTATGGAAATGTGGTGTTGATATATGTCCTGCCCAGTGCCTACCACAGCCCTCAGCAGGACAATATCTTCTCTGTAATCTATACCATTGTTACTCCAGCCCTGAACCCCCTTATCTATAGTCTGAGGAACAAGGATGTACTGGGAGCCCTGAAGAATTTGCTAGGGAAATTCCCCTCAGTACCAAAATTGTAG